A single window of Candidatus Acetothermia bacterium DNA harbors:
- a CDS encoding bis-aminopropyl spermidine synthase family protein — protein sequence MTLAELADRVRRESGLAVTARDLERILAALQASEDIWRIVDLAPVPMMATCQGLHALAGIGWVTWANGRVRLTPAGDRACRKLAIAAAQELKCPRCGGRGVELSPLREVAAAFHRIARGRPEASQEFDQGYVTEDSTIARVAFMWAKGDLAGKDLLVLGDDDLVSIAVALTRAPRRVVVLDIDPRIVNFVAEAARAEGLAVDARQHDLREPLPEELRGRFDTFFCDPTESLRGFLAFAGRGLAALRGPGCAGYLGLTRYEASLTKWRDIQRELLAAGGVLTDVVDDFHTYVNWPYIDSMRAWDRLPVKRVPGRDEPWYRSALIRVELVEAARVENPRYTGDIFNDEEAATT from the coding sequence ATGACGCTCGCCGAACTGGCCGATCGGGTACGCCGCGAAAGCGGGCTTGCCGTTACCGCTCGTGACCTGGAGCGGATTCTCGCCGCGCTCCAGGCCTCGGAGGACATCTGGCGGATCGTGGACCTGGCCCCGGTGCCGATGATGGCCACCTGCCAAGGCTTGCACGCCCTGGCCGGGATCGGCTGGGTAACGTGGGCGAATGGGCGCGTCCGGCTGACCCCGGCCGGGGACCGGGCGTGTCGCAAGCTCGCCATCGCCGCGGCCCAGGAGCTCAAGTGCCCCCGCTGCGGCGGACGGGGGGTGGAACTAAGCCCCCTTCGGGAGGTGGCGGCCGCGTTCCATCGCATCGCCCGCGGCCGGCCGGAGGCATCCCAAGAATTCGACCAGGGCTACGTGACCGAGGACAGCACCATCGCCCGGGTCGCGTTCATGTGGGCGAAGGGGGATCTCGCGGGGAAGGACCTCCTGGTGCTCGGGGACGACGACCTTGTATCCATCGCTGTCGCCCTCACCCGGGCCCCCCGACGGGTGGTGGTGCTGGACATCGACCCGCGGATCGTGAACTTCGTCGCCGAGGCCGCCCGCGCCGAGGGGCTCGCCGTCGATGCCCGCCAACACGACCTACGGGAACCCTTGCCCGAGGAGCTGCGCGGCCGGTTCGACACGTTCTTCTGCGACCCCACCGAGAGCCTACGTGGGTTCCTCGCGTTCGCGGGGCGGGGCCTCGCCGCCCTACGGGGGCCGGGGTGCGCCGGGTACCTCGGGCTCACCCGGTACGAGGCGTCCCTCACCAAGTGGCGGGACATCCAGCGGGAGCTCCTCGCCGCGGGAGGGGTGTTGACCGACGTCGTGGACGATTTCCATACGTACGTGAACTGGCCGTACATCGACTCGATGCGCGCCTGGGACCGGCTCCCGGTGAAACGGGTCCCGGGGCGGGACGAGCCCTGGTACCGGTCGGCCTTGATCCGGGTGGAGCTGGTGGAGGCGGCGCGGGTGGAGAACCCACGCTACACGGGAGACATCTTCAACGATGAGGAGGCGGCAACGACATGA
- a CDS encoding arginine decarboxylase, pyruvoyl-dependent, whose translation MIRETINHACLVSGAAEGATELNAFDGALLAAGIGDLNLIKVSSIMPPHVVLEKAVPKLPPGAFVLVVYAARTSSTAGETLAAAVAAGRAKNGFGVIMEATGRSRAEVEEAVRMKVAEAFRVRNLELEEVHVAAAEHRVVRCGGVVAACLFF comes from the coding sequence ATGATCAGGGAAACCATCAACCACGCGTGTCTTGTGTCCGGGGCGGCCGAGGGGGCTACTGAGCTGAACGCGTTCGATGGCGCCCTGCTCGCGGCGGGGATCGGGGATCTCAACCTGATCAAGGTGTCGAGCATCATGCCCCCCCACGTGGTGCTGGAGAAGGCAGTCCCCAAGCTCCCGCCAGGGGCGTTCGTGCTCGTGGTCTACGCCGCCCGCACGTCCAGCACGGCCGGGGAGACGCTGGCCGCGGCGGTGGCCGCGGGCCGTGCCAAGAACGGGTTCGGGGTGATCATGGAGGCCACCGGGCGATCCCGGGCCGAGGTGGAGGAGGCGGTGCGGATGAAGGTCGCCGAGGCGTTTCGGGTGCGCAACCTTGAGCTTGAGGAGGTGCACGTGGCCGCGGCCGAGCACCGGGTGGTGCGGTGTGGTGGTGTGGTCGCGGCGTGCCTTTTCTTCTAA
- the speD gene encoding adenosylmethionine decarboxylase, translated as MKELGRQLVVELWECERNTNEPEEIRKALRRAADRAKATLVDVQVHTFNPHGVSGVAVIAESHISVHTWPELGYVALDVFTCGEKVLPKAAVEVFCELFRPQRTSLLEIKRGIQL; from the coding sequence ATGAAAGAGCTCGGGAGGCAGCTCGTGGTCGAGTTATGGGAGTGCGAACGCAATACCAACGAGCCGGAGGAGATCCGAAAGGCCCTACGCCGGGCGGCAGATCGGGCCAAGGCCACCTTGGTGGACGTCCAGGTCCACACGTTCAACCCGCACGGGGTGTCCGGAGTGGCGGTGATCGCCGAATCCCACATCTCCGTGCACACGTGGCCGGAGCTCGGCTACGTCGCCCTGGACGTGTTCACCTGCGGGGAGAAGGTGCTCCCCAAGGCCGCGGTGGAGGTCTTTTGCGAGCTCTTCCGCCCCCAGCGGACCAGCCTGCTGGAGATCAAGCGGGGGATCCAGTTATGA
- the speE gene encoding polyamine aminopropyltransferase, with protein sequence MSAGRRRGEDWLCEEQTAGARLCLHVERWLVRRRSPYQALELAVTRDHGRVMALDGKFMLSERDEPFYHEMLVHPAMLVHEAPERVLIVGGGDGGALREALRHRTVKRAVVVEIDQAVIDASREHLPSVHHGSFDDPRARIVVSPGEAFLPEHPDTYDVILVDSTDPIGPGKALFQAEFLAACRRALRPGGVIALQAGTPFYWPEELEHLLRELGRLFPYVGAYLGFVPLYPSGMWAYAIAGDRDLRAEETAVPERYASRGLTTRYYTPDLHRAAFVLPRFVEELVRRALGGEG encoded by the coding sequence ATGAGTGCGGGAAGACGACGCGGGGAAGATTGGTTATGCGAAGAGCAGACGGCAGGCGCGCGACTGTGCCTGCACGTGGAGCGCTGGCTCGTCCGCCGGAGGTCGCCGTACCAGGCGCTTGAGCTGGCCGTGACCCGTGATCACGGCCGGGTGATGGCCCTGGACGGGAAGTTCATGCTCTCCGAGCGCGACGAGCCTTTTTATCACGAGATGCTGGTCCACCCCGCGATGCTCGTTCACGAGGCCCCGGAGCGCGTGCTCATCGTGGGAGGCGGCGACGGCGGCGCCCTGCGGGAGGCGCTCCGGCACCGCACGGTGAAGAGGGCCGTGGTGGTGGAAATCGATCAAGCGGTGATCGACGCGTCCCGCGAACACCTCCCGAGCGTCCACCACGGGTCGTTCGACGATCCGCGAGCCCGGATCGTGGTCTCCCCGGGCGAGGCGTTCCTTCCCGAGCACCCGGACACGTACGACGTGATCCTGGTGGACTCCACTGATCCCATCGGTCCGGGGAAGGCCCTGTTTCAAGCGGAGTTCCTGGCCGCGTGTCGGCGGGCGCTGCGCCCGGGCGGGGTGATCGCCCTCCAGGCGGGGACCCCGTTCTACTGGCCGGAGGAGCTGGAGCATCTGCTCCGCGAGCTGGGCCGCCTCTTCCCCTACGTGGGGGCGTACCTCGGGTTTGTGCCGCTCTACCCCTCCGGCATGTGGGCGTACGCCATCGCCGGGGACCGAGACTTGCGGGCGGAGGAGACCGCGGTCCCTGAGAGATACGCGAGCCGCGGGCTCACCACCCGGTACTACACCCCGGACCTCCACCGGGCGGCGTTCGTCCTCCCCAGGTTCGTGGAGGAGTTGGTCAGGCGCGCCCTGGGGGGCGAGGGATGA
- the speB gene encoding agmatinase: MTGLLRFLAADTPFSQARVAILGVPLERTVSFRGGPAQAPTAIRAVSDSVESYSSLFRCDLAQVGVCDLGDVDTHGPLLKVLENAEAEVGRILRADKAPVVLGGEHTVALPAVRAAASRGPVQVVALDAHSDLRDAYLGEQICHATVLRRVSEVATRLVIVGARSFFGGEADEPFFARPDEIGARLDPKLPVWLTLDLDALDPSLCPGVTNPEPGGLSYHEVIAIWRELSRFQVVGMDLVELAPPFDPSGVSAVCAAKLVLEAICAFWRTKSSPVH; encoded by the coding sequence ATGACCGGGCTCCTTCGGTTCCTCGCCGCCGACACCCCGTTTTCCCAGGCCCGGGTGGCCATCCTCGGGGTGCCCCTCGAACGCACCGTTTCCTTCCGCGGTGGCCCTGCGCAAGCTCCGACCGCGATCCGAGCCGTCTCCGACTCGGTTGAATCCTATTCGTCTTTGTTCCGGTGCGATCTGGCCCAGGTAGGGGTCTGCGACCTGGGGGACGTGGACACCCACGGTCCGCTCCTAAAGGTGCTGGAGAACGCGGAGGCCGAGGTGGGGCGGATCCTCAGAGCCGACAAGGCCCCGGTGGTCCTGGGTGGGGAGCACACGGTAGCCCTGCCGGCGGTGCGGGCGGCGGCCTCTCGAGGCCCGGTCCAGGTCGTGGCCCTGGACGCCCATTCCGACCTGCGCGACGCGTACCTGGGAGAGCAGATCTGCCACGCCACCGTGCTCCGGCGGGTGAGCGAGGTCGCAACGCGGCTCGTCATCGTGGGGGCGCGCTCGTTCTTCGGGGGAGAAGCGGACGAACCGTTCTTCGCCCGACCCGACGAGATCGGCGCGCGCCTCGATCCCAAGCTCCCGGTATGGCTGACCCTAGACCTGGACGCGCTTGACCCCTCCCTGTGCCCGGGGGTGACCAACCCCGAGCCCGGCGGGCTCTCCTACCACGAGGTGATCGCGATCTGGCGCGAGCTCTCCCGGTTCCAGGTGGTGGGGATGGACCTCGTGGAGCTGGCCCCCCCGTTCGACCCCTCCGGGGTGTCCGCGGTCTGCGCGGCCAAGCTGGTCCTGGAAGCGATCTGCGCCTTCTGGAGAACGAAATCCAGCCCTGTCCACTAG
- a CDS encoding metalloregulator ArsR/SmtB family transcription factor, with amino-acid sequence MDKPGVPELAKAFAALSSPERLAIVGLLLAEEGPHCGEIARALGMSTPALSYHLRTLEETGLVRRTRQGRMHWISLTPLVAQLLRAGILVELKKEGKRWAIK; translated from the coding sequence ATGGACAAACCGGGGGTTCCAGAGCTGGCCAAGGCGTTCGCCGCCCTGTCGAGCCCGGAGCGATTGGCGATCGTGGGGCTCCTCCTCGCCGAGGAAGGCCCCCATTGCGGGGAGATCGCCCGGGCGTTGGGGATGTCGACCCCGGCCCTGTCCTACCACCTGCGGACGTTGGAGGAAACAGGGCTGGTGCGACGGACCCGGCAGGGGCGGATGCACTGGATCAGCCTGACGCCGCTCGTGGCGCAGCTCCTCCGAGCTGGGATCCTCGTGGAGCTCAAGAAGGAGGGTAAGCGATGGGCCATCAAGTGA
- a CDS encoding OsmC family protein, whose amino-acid sequence MNPEHGWGNLAPEAIMEAKVVWHEKMRFVAVGPSGHAVLMDSSPEVGGEDSAPRPTELLLAALGGCTAMDVVSILGKMRTPPRRLEILISAERATEHPKALRKIHLTYRAEGVPEESLHRAAQLSQERYCSVAHSLSSELSFAVEALP is encoded by the coding sequence TTGAACCCCGAACACGGCTGGGGTAACCTCGCCCCGGAGGCGATCATGGAGGCCAAGGTCGTTTGGCACGAGAAGATGCGGTTCGTGGCGGTTGGCCCGTCCGGCCACGCCGTGCTCATGGACTCCTCTCCCGAGGTGGGAGGGGAGGACTCCGCCCCCCGCCCCACCGAGCTCCTCCTCGCCGCTCTGGGCGGATGCACGGCGATGGACGTCGTGTCCATCCTGGGCAAGATGCGCACTCCCCCCAGGCGCCTGGAGATCCTGATCTCCGCGGAACGGGCCACGGAACATCCCAAAGCCCTGCGCAAAATCCACCTGACGTACCGGGCCGAGGGGGTGCCCGAGGAGAGCCTGCACCGGGCGGCCCAACTCTCCCAGGAACGGTACTGCTCGGTCGCCCATTCCCTGTCCTCTGAGCTCTCGTTCGCGGTGGAGGCCCTGCCCTAA
- a CDS encoding AAA family ATPase, with protein sequence MKKLYIAGVEEKAGKTALAMGLARRMRCRGMSVAYRKPVGWANAYRQGRPFDQDAEVAAAALGLAEPPEAIVPVLGGQVPRVWRPPAEAWARIDALATVDADVLILEGREWLGRGLLSGMSDMAVAARLGASVLLVARYRGEPTVDRVLAAVRIVASEVRLVGAVLNEVSPDTELEEVRGFAVPFLEERGVPVLGVIPFERQLHTVRIREVIDALGAEVVVEGNQAAEVERFLVGAMGGDAALRYLRRIPGQLAVVTGGDRTDIQAAALASPRVRAIILSGGLRPERAIVTQAVGRGVTLAVAPQDTMTVAETAERLVGRTLQVGEPQLALLDRMVAEGVELERLLELL encoded by the coding sequence ATGAAGAAGCTGTACATCGCAGGGGTGGAGGAGAAGGCGGGCAAGACCGCGCTGGCGATGGGCTTGGCGCGACGGATGAGGTGCCGGGGGATGTCCGTGGCCTACCGCAAGCCGGTGGGCTGGGCCAATGCCTACCGGCAGGGCCGGCCGTTCGACCAAGACGCGGAGGTGGCGGCGGCAGCCCTGGGCTTGGCCGAGCCGCCGGAGGCCATCGTCCCCGTACTCGGGGGGCAGGTGCCGCGGGTGTGGCGGCCCCCGGCCGAGGCGTGGGCGCGCATCGACGCCCTGGCCACGGTGGACGCGGACGTGCTGATTCTGGAAGGTCGGGAGTGGCTGGGCAGGGGGCTTTTGTCGGGGATGTCGGACATGGCCGTGGCCGCCCGCCTGGGGGCCTCCGTCCTCCTCGTCGCCCGCTACCGGGGGGAGCCCACGGTGGACCGGGTGCTCGCCGCGGTGCGCATCGTCGCCAGCGAGGTACGGCTGGTGGGGGCGGTGCTCAACGAGGTCTCGCCGGACACCGAGCTGGAGGAGGTCCGGGGGTTCGCCGTTCCGTTCCTGGAGGAGCGGGGTGTGCCGGTGCTTGGGGTGATCCCGTTCGAGCGGCAACTGCACACGGTGCGCATTCGGGAAGTGATCGACGCCCTGGGGGCGGAGGTGGTGGTGGAGGGGAACCAGGCGGCAGAGGTGGAGCGGTTCCTGGTGGGGGCGATGGGCGGAGACGCGGCCCTGCGGTACCTCCGGCGCATCCCCGGGCAACTGGCAGTGGTCACCGGCGGAGACCGTACCGACATCCAGGCCGCGGCGCTGGCCTCCCCGCGGGTGCGGGCGATCATCCTGAGCGGGGGGCTGCGCCCGGAGCGGGCGATCGTGACCCAGGCCGTGGGACGGGGGGTGACGCTGGCCGTGGCTCCCCAGGACACGATGACCGTGGCCGAGACCGCGGAACGGCTGGTCGGGCGGACCCTTCAGGTGGGGGAGCCTCAGCTCGCCCTGCTCGACCGGATGGTGGCCGAGGGGGTTGAGCTGGAGCGGCTCCTCGAGCTCCTTTAG
- a CDS encoding acetate--CoA ligase family protein, with protein sequence MMKNLDDLLFPKSVAVIGASSTPGKVGHALFANVSSSFSGPAYAVNPKYEELMGRPCVPSVEALPEAVDLAVIVVPTEAVLDVLDACGRKGITSAVVVTAGFKECGVEGAQRERELVRIARQYGMNVLGPNVLGLISTRAGLNATFAPRGALPGEIAFMSQSGAFCTSVLDWAWKERLGFSHVVSLGNKAVLGENDFLLAFAQDPETRVIIAYLEGVQDGPQFMRIARQVTRDKPVVVLKAGRAEAGARAVSSHTGTMAGSDQAYTAAFRKCGIIRARTVEELFDYAYALARQPSPRGRRVGIVTNAGGAGVMATDAVEWEGLEVARLSERTVHTLAKRMPAAANIYNPVDILGDAHADRYREAVDLVLSDPGVDMVVALSAPHPILSFAELATIVADASRQFAKPVVASFMAGELGEEAAGTLRAAGIPSFFDPARAVRALAVLAHYAAIRADCAQEPQPPEADRARARRLLETAAAHGRPRLGVEAMDLLAAYGIPVARGELVRSPTEAARVARELGERVVLKVTSPELTHKSDVGAVRVGVSVDQVEETAWHMLQLIRNRFPGTPIDGILVQELLSPGREVIVGVARDPAFGPLVMFGLGGIHVEVMQDVAFGVAPLSRAEAEDLVRRIKGFPLLQGIRGQPPVDVPALVEVVGRIGHLAVDFPEIVELDVNPLICYPDRVVAVDLRLTISGEDG encoded by the coding sequence ATGATGAAAAACCTGGACGATCTGCTCTTTCCCAAGTCGGTGGCGGTGATCGGCGCGTCCTCCACCCCTGGGAAGGTCGGCCATGCCCTGTTCGCCAACGTCTCCTCTTCCTTCTCCGGCCCGGCGTACGCGGTGAACCCCAAGTACGAAGAGCTGATGGGACGCCCGTGCGTCCCGTCGGTGGAGGCGCTGCCCGAGGCGGTGGATCTCGCGGTGATCGTCGTCCCCACCGAGGCCGTGCTCGACGTCCTCGACGCGTGCGGGAGGAAGGGGATCACCAGCGCGGTGGTGGTCACCGCCGGGTTCAAGGAGTGCGGGGTGGAGGGGGCGCAGCGGGAGCGTGAACTGGTGCGGATCGCTCGCCAGTACGGGATGAACGTGCTCGGCCCTAACGTGTTGGGCCTCATCTCCACCCGGGCCGGGCTGAACGCGACGTTTGCCCCCCGCGGGGCCCTCCCGGGGGAGATCGCGTTCATGTCCCAATCTGGCGCGTTCTGCACGTCGGTTCTGGACTGGGCGTGGAAGGAGCGGCTTGGGTTCTCCCACGTCGTTTCCCTGGGCAACAAGGCCGTGCTGGGCGAGAACGATTTCTTGCTTGCATTTGCCCAAGACCCGGAGACGCGGGTCATCATCGCCTACCTCGAGGGAGTCCAGGACGGCCCCCAGTTCATGCGCATCGCCCGCCAGGTGACGCGGGACAAACCGGTGGTGGTGCTGAAGGCCGGCCGGGCCGAGGCCGGGGCGCGGGCGGTGTCCTCCCACACCGGGACCATGGCCGGCTCGGACCAGGCCTATACGGCCGCGTTCCGCAAGTGCGGGATCATCCGCGCCCGCACGGTGGAGGAGCTGTTCGACTACGCGTACGCGCTGGCCCGACAGCCCTCGCCGCGGGGGCGCCGGGTGGGGATCGTCACCAACGCCGGGGGGGCCGGGGTGATGGCCACCGACGCCGTGGAGTGGGAGGGCCTCGAGGTGGCCCGCCTATCCGAGCGCACCGTGCACACGCTCGCCAAGCGCATGCCGGCCGCGGCCAACATCTACAACCCGGTGGACATCCTCGGCGATGCCCACGCCGACCGGTACCGGGAAGCGGTGGATCTGGTGCTGAGCGATCCCGGCGTGGACATGGTGGTGGCCCTGTCCGCCCCCCACCCCATCCTTTCGTTCGCCGAGCTGGCGACCATCGTGGCCGACGCCAGCCGCCAGTTCGCCAAGCCGGTGGTGGCGAGCTTCATGGCCGGGGAGCTGGGGGAGGAGGCGGCAGGGACCCTACGGGCGGCGGGGATCCCGTCGTTTTTCGATCCGGCCCGGGCGGTGCGGGCCCTGGCCGTGCTCGCCCACTATGCGGCCATCCGCGCCGACTGCGCCCAGGAGCCGCAGCCGCCCGAGGCCGACCGCGCCCGGGCCCGGCGCCTGCTGGAGACGGCGGCCGCCCACGGCCGACCCCGCCTCGGGGTGGAGGCGATGGACCTTCTTGCCGCGTACGGGATCCCGGTGGCCAGGGGGGAGCTCGTCCGCTCCCCGACGGAGGCGGCCCGGGTGGCTCGGGAGCTTGGAGAGAGGGTGGTGCTCAAGGTGACCTCTCCGGAACTCACCCACAAGTCCGACGTGGGCGCGGTGCGGGTGGGGGTATCCGTGGACCAGGTGGAGGAGACGGCCTGGCACATGCTCCAGTTGATCCGAAACCGGTTCCCTGGGACCCCGATCGACGGGATCCTCGTCCAAGAGCTCCTGTCCCCCGGGCGGGAGGTGATCGTGGGCGTGGCCAGGGACCCCGCGTTCGGGCCGCTCGTGATGTTCGGCCTCGGCGGGATCCACGTGGAGGTAATGCAGGACGTGGCGTTCGGCGTGGCCCCGTTGTCGCGGGCGGAGGCGGAAGACCTGGTGCGGCGGATCAAGGGGTTCCCCCTCCTCCAGGGGATCCGGGGCCAGCCGCCGGTGGACGTCCCGGCCCTGGTGGAGGTGGTGGGACGGATCGGCCACCTGGCGGTGGACTTCCCAGAGATCGTGGAGTTGGACGTGAACCCGCTCATTTGCTATCCAGACCGCGTGGTGGCGGTGGACCTGCGGCTTACCATATCCGGGGAGGACGGATGA
- a CDS encoding response regulator transcription factor, protein MKTILVVEDEREIVRMVQAYLMREGYRVEVAFDGDEGWARFKTLQPDLVILDLLLPGMHGLEVARRIRQGSPTPIIMLTARAEEADRVAGLEMGADDYVTKPFSLRELAARVRAVLRRTEGGPTPEVIHADPLTVDLAAREARLNGELVDLTPTEFDLLAHLARYPGRVFTRRELLEALQERSYATLPRTVDSHVKNLRRKLEPDPDKPTFILTVHGVGYKFRPAHEEG, encoded by the coding sequence ATGAAGACGATCCTGGTGGTGGAGGACGAGCGGGAGATCGTCCGCATGGTCCAGGCCTACCTCATGCGCGAGGGCTACCGGGTGGAGGTGGCGTTCGACGGCGACGAGGGCTGGGCCCGCTTCAAAACCCTCCAGCCGGACCTGGTGATCCTCGACCTCTTGCTCCCCGGGATGCACGGCCTGGAGGTGGCGCGGCGCATCCGCCAGGGGTCGCCAACCCCGATCATCATGCTCACCGCCCGGGCGGAGGAGGCGGACCGGGTGGCCGGCCTGGAGATGGGAGCCGACGACTACGTGACCAAACCGTTCAGCCTCCGGGAGCTCGCGGCACGGGTGCGAGCGGTGCTGCGGCGCACCGAAGGGGGACCAACCCCGGAGGTCATCCACGCCGATCCGCTCACCGTGGACCTCGCCGCGCGGGAGGCGCGCCTGAACGGAGAGCTCGTGGACCTCACCCCCACCGAGTTCGACCTCCTCGCCCACCTCGCCCGGTATCCGGGGCGGGTGTTCACCCGTCGGGAGCTCCTCGAGGCTCTACAAGAACGGTCCTACGCGACGCTGCCCCGCACGGTGGACTCCCACGTGAAGAACCTGCGCCGCAAGCTCGAGCCGGACCCGGACAAGCCCACGTTCATCCTCACCGTACACGGGGTGGGCTACAAGTTCCGCCCTGCCCACGAGGAGGGGTAA